From a single Brassica napus cultivar Da-Ae chromosome C9, Da-Ae, whole genome shotgun sequence genomic region:
- the LOC106376391 gene encoding putative PAP-specific phosphatase, mitochondrial isoform X1 has product MHILDTGARFSAVRFSPVLNPPRSRYFIVRANLPFPKHQAKYHRELEAAIDAVDRACRLCVDVKRSLFSSKDKILEKNDQTPVTIADFGVQALVSLELSKLFPSIPLVAEEDSLFLRENNLVSSVVSEVIAKASVGDDRLSDADVLEAIDRGGKDAYTFCNKPATYWVLDPIDGTRGFLKGDDALYVVGLALVVDNEIVLGVMGCPNWPGDSSDGTTGTLMLSHIGCGTWTKSLQVTCDWTRRFVDACGLVNKARFCIQDSQPWESLPLSGLFDKKIDSGDLHGNEIRLLPTCCGSLCKYLMIASGRASVFLLRASTERTIKCWDHAVGIICVHEAGGKVTDWEGVDINLEEDQSERRIIFPAGGVVVSNGSLHHQLLEMISSASPTL; this is encoded by the exons ATGCACATTCTCGACACCGGAGCTCGTTTCTCCGCCGTTAGATTCTCACCGGTATTAAATCCTCCCCGCAGCAGATACTTCATAGTAAG GGCTAATCTCCCGTTTCCGAAGCATCAAGCTAAGTATCACAGAGAGCTCGAAGCCGCTATTGATGCTGTTGACAGAGCTTGCCGCCTCTGTGTCGATGTAAAGAGATCGCTTTTCTCTTCCAAAGACAAGATTCTCGAGAAGAATGACCAAACACCAGTTACCATTGCAGACTTCGGAGTGCAAGCTCTAGTCAGCTTAG AGCTATCGAAACTGTTTCCTTCAATACCTTTGGTCGCTGAAGAAGACTCTCTTTTTTTGCGTGAGAACAATCTTGTGAGCTCTGTTGTTAGTGAAGTCATCGCTAAAGCTAGCGTTGGAGATGATCGCTTATCTGATGCTGATGTACTAGAAGCTATTGACAGAGGTGGCAAAGATGCTTATACTTTTTGCAACAAACCTGCTACTTATTGG GTTTTGGATCCAATAGATGGCACTAGAGGGTTCCTTAAAGGAGATGATGCTTTATATGTG GTAGGATTGGCCCTTGTTGTAGATAATGAAATTGTGCTAGGGGTCATGGGCTGTCCAAACTGGCCTGGTGACTCTTCTGATGGAACCACCGGTACTTTAATGCTCTCTCATATTGGCTGTGGAACGTGGACCAAAAGTTTACAAGTAACCTGTGATTGGACAAGGCGTTTTGTTGATGCATGTGGTTTAGTGAACAAGGCTCGGTTTTGTATTCAAGATAGCCAACCCTGGGAATCACTTCCACTCTCTGGTCTGTTCGACAAAAAAATAGATTCAGGTGACTTGCATGGTAATGAGATTCGGCTTTTGCCGACATGTTGTGGAAG TTTGTGCAAGTACTTGATGATAGCTTCTGGTAGAGCATCGGTGTTTCTTCTCCGAGCAAGCACTGAGCGAACGATAAAG TGTTGGGATCATGCTGTTGGGATCATATGCGTTCATGAAGCCGGAGGAAAG GTAACAGATTGGGAAGGAGTTGATATAAATCTGGAGGAAGATCAATCTGAAAGGAGGATCATTTTTCCGGCGGGTGGTGTTGTGGTTAGCAACGGAAGTTTACATCATCAGCTTCTTGAGATGATCTCTTCTGCTTCCCCAACTCTTTGA
- the LOC106376391 gene encoding putative PAP-specific phosphatase, mitochondrial isoform X2 → MHILDTGARFSAVRFSPVLNPPRSRYFIVRANLPFPKHQAKYHRELEAAIDAVDRACRLCVDVKRSLFSSKDKILEKNDQTPVTIADFGVQALVSLELSKLFPSIPLVAEEDSLFLRENNLVSSVVSEVIAKASVGDDRLSDADVLEAIDRGGKDAYTFCNKPATYWVLDPIDGTRGFLKGDDALYVVGLALVVDNEIVLGVMGCPNWPGDSSDGTTVNKARFCIQDSQPWESLPLSGLFDKKIDSGDLHGNEIRLLPTCCGSLCKYLMIASGRASVFLLRASTERTIKCWDHAVGIICVHEAGGKVTDWEGVDINLEEDQSERRIIFPAGGVVVSNGSLHHQLLEMISSASPTL, encoded by the exons ATGCACATTCTCGACACCGGAGCTCGTTTCTCCGCCGTTAGATTCTCACCGGTATTAAATCCTCCCCGCAGCAGATACTTCATAGTAAG GGCTAATCTCCCGTTTCCGAAGCATCAAGCTAAGTATCACAGAGAGCTCGAAGCCGCTATTGATGCTGTTGACAGAGCTTGCCGCCTCTGTGTCGATGTAAAGAGATCGCTTTTCTCTTCCAAAGACAAGATTCTCGAGAAGAATGACCAAACACCAGTTACCATTGCAGACTTCGGAGTGCAAGCTCTAGTCAGCTTAG AGCTATCGAAACTGTTTCCTTCAATACCTTTGGTCGCTGAAGAAGACTCTCTTTTTTTGCGTGAGAACAATCTTGTGAGCTCTGTTGTTAGTGAAGTCATCGCTAAAGCTAGCGTTGGAGATGATCGCTTATCTGATGCTGATGTACTAGAAGCTATTGACAGAGGTGGCAAAGATGCTTATACTTTTTGCAACAAACCTGCTACTTATTGG GTTTTGGATCCAATAGATGGCACTAGAGGGTTCCTTAAAGGAGATGATGCTTTATATGTG GTAGGATTGGCCCTTGTTGTAGATAATGAAATTGTGCTAGGGGTCATGGGCTGTCCAAACTGGCCTGGTGACTCTTCTGATGGAACCACCG TGAACAAGGCTCGGTTTTGTATTCAAGATAGCCAACCCTGGGAATCACTTCCACTCTCTGGTCTGTTCGACAAAAAAATAGATTCAGGTGACTTGCATGGTAATGAGATTCGGCTTTTGCCGACATGTTGTGGAAG TTTGTGCAAGTACTTGATGATAGCTTCTGGTAGAGCATCGGTGTTTCTTCTCCGAGCAAGCACTGAGCGAACGATAAAG TGTTGGGATCATGCTGTTGGGATCATATGCGTTCATGAAGCCGGAGGAAAG GTAACAGATTGGGAAGGAGTTGATATAAATCTGGAGGAAGATCAATCTGAAAGGAGGATCATTTTTCCGGCGGGTGGTGTTGTGGTTAGCAACGGAAGTTTACATCATCAGCTTCTTGAGATGATCTCTTCTGCTTCCCCAACTCTTTGA